In Coregonus clupeaformis isolate EN_2021a chromosome 15, ASM2061545v1, whole genome shotgun sequence, one genomic interval encodes:
- the LOC121582823 gene encoding transcription factor TFIIIB component B'' homolog isoform X2: protein MLRRSRISVRPNVRPAGRGPAPASSQDTPPPSQEAPAAGSEDPPQAGGQCVKDTTTTAAPEASTESTTPREDGKDPNGEASSGTPSAGLQRRKRFSVMPNLAKPRVAATPALTRSSPRTPKSPVRAGTETPAPTPEAPEAPSQPDSGPPQGMRSPRRRLSGGSKQAKGQPKPSPLSPASPGPETTTTSLGKVAVEDSSSSQQTPQAAGKEATFSQVPKQDKGGIQSELLKKTPSIKVPSTPSEMVPSSSLPDKEGISVSERAKTLLARSVSGGLTGLVPGKSRLSRFLNDPTDLQRLAKARKLRELLRQEMNKEKKRSKAKVCVKEYTLDPSKMTMRDLIYYLPDSNPMTSYLVEDQRENETVLPLTPPREESPERPPTPEATAETASQRDEDEDEDEADDGVMVPRVKVAEDGSLIIDEESLTVEVLRQKGPNPADDRDPIFERGSTTTYSSFRKGTHVKPWSNKETDMFFLAISMVGTDFSMIGQLFPHRGRTEIKNKFKKEERANSWRIDKAFKEKRRLDLEFFTSLLEKILAAEAKRNKKNKSPTEKIVIKKNIKQKEKKAAKQLSDVEEEGSDAEMETEEVEEGEKENENVSNEGTTLASAATPKRKRKRRDRGESSPEKAKDGKKKKGNIITSDQEEAGVPEDTEAGPPESSMQAEGPVEGAKGPVVIKPAQLSRGRSPRPLPNLGKKWGQRGPKPNVKDGATPAEEKNTEEGLSKEQVDKDASPLVSQKEEKKAGKLSSSEGEEEEANDKPIKPTRYGRIPQKRQLLKYPAKEDGDSPSDSAPTPASDRCPSTSSSTKPKSKPATRRAKIKPGPALPGRKGQSAARKSKLVTLRASQSEDEDEEEGAWREEAQAEEDTHNPTIPEEENQAPAFIPMSLRSPQPVATEVEETMEELDISVNVPDVLGISHDAFCPDSSCERAQGGEMGTVPCEHQLDLLVDVIDFLSPDNMEVSEESYNEAARTLLAIGNLTHLSQAAEAFTAGADDFITEECSNENQLYQMTPQPTDQSQTSTIPSESLTPDLRVTEASRMAEDSVPVTTTTASIPVSKITASVIITMATASVPVTTTTASAPVTLTTTPSILVTTSTASVPVPQSSDTPILETPPIEEGPLRQREGTDIGHASQVESDSEVSEGSEQQTTSQTRRRHFLRSNPNPTWEGLLGPHNPNPNRLPPHCQNHHRIQPHSQNRHNLLRILPHNPNQHKLPPHCQNHYHSLCCISPQNHHCQLRVLPQSQKHSPNRELPHTQNHNLPPHTPSHSPPQISSHTQNHSPFRKPE from the exons ATGCTTCGCAGATCCAGGATCAGTGTTCGGCCCAACGTCAGGCCAGCAGGCAGAGGCCCAGCTCCAGCCTCCTCCCAGGAcactcctccaccttcccagGAGGCTCCAGCTGCAGGCTCCGAGGACCCTCCCCAGGCAGGGGGCCAGTGCGTGAAGGACACCACCACAACTGCAGCGCCAGAAGCCTCCACAGAGTCCACCACACCCAGAGA GGATGGAAAAGACCCAAATGGCGAAGCTTCCAGCGGCACCCCCTCTGCCGGTCTTCAAAGGAGGAAGCGGTTCTCTGTCATGCCAAACCTCGCCAAACCCCGGGTGGCAGCCACCCCAGCCCTCACCCGCTCCTCCCCCAGGACCCCCAAGTCCCCTGTGAGAGCAGGCACTGAGACCCCAGCCCCAACCCCTGAGGCTCCAGAGGCCCCCAGCCAGCCAGATTCTGGACCCCCACAGGGCATGAGATCCCCAAGGCGGAGGCTCTCTGGAGGTAGTAAGCAGGCCAAAGGACAGCCCAAACCCAGCCCCCTGTCCCCAGCTTCCCCAGGCCCTGAGACAACAACAACCTCTCTGGGGAAGGTAGCAGTGGAGGACTCATCCTCGTCACAACAGACCCCACAGGCAGCAGGCAAAGAGGCAACATTCTCACAAGTACCCAAACAAGACAAAGGAGGCATCCAATCAGAGCTCCTGAAAAAAACACCAAGCATTAAAGTTCCATCCACTCCGTCAGAGATGGTCCCATCATCCTCCCTTCCAGACAAAGAGGGTATCTCAGTATCAGAGAGAGCTAAGACTCTACTCGCCAGGTCTGTGTCTGGTGGACTCACCGGGCTGGTACCAGGGAAGTCCAGGCTTAGCAGGTTCCTGAATGACCCAACAGACCTACAGAGGCTGGCTAAGGCCCGGAAGCTCAGAGAGTTGTTGAGACAGGAGATGAACAAGGAGAAG AAACGGAGCAAAGCCAAGGTGTGTGTGAAGGAATACACACTAGATCCCTCTAAAATGACCATGCGAGATCTCATCTACTACCTGCCTGATAGCAACCCCATGAC GTCCTATCTGGTAGAGGACCAGAGGGAGAACGAGACTGTCCTCCCGCTCACCCCACCAAGAGAAGA GTCACCTGAAAGACCCCCAACACCGGAAGCCACAGCTgagacagccagccagagagatgaagatgaagatgaggATGAGGCTGACGATGGGGTAATGGTCCCGCGGGTGAAGGTGGCAGAAGATGGCTCTCTGATCATCGATGAGGAGAG tTTGACGGTGGAGGTCTTGAGGCAGAAAGGGCCCAACCCAGCTGATGATCGAGACCCCATCTTTGAGCGTGGCTCCACAACCACCTACTCCAGCTTCAGAAAGGGGACACATGTCAAGCCCTGGTCCAACAAAG AGACGGACATGTTCTTCCTGGCCATCAGTATGGTGGGAACAGACTTCTCTATGATTGGACAGCTGTTCCCTCACCGCGGTCGCACCGAGATCAAG AACAAGTtcaagaaagaggagagagcaaACAGCTGGAGGATAGACAAGGCCTTCA AGGAGAAACGCAGGCTGGATCTGGAGTTCTTCACTAGCCTCCTGGAGAAGATCTTGGCTGCAGAGGCAAAGAGGAACAAGAAGAACAAGTCCCCCACAGAGAAGATAGTGATCAAGAAAAATATCAAACAGAAAG AAAAGAAAGCAGCGAAGCAGCTGAGTGAcgtggaggaggaggggtcagACGCGGAGATGGaaacagaggaggtggaggagggagagaaggagaacgAGAACGTCTCTAACGAAGGGACCACACTTGCCTCCGCTGCCACCCCTAAGAGAAAACGCaaaaggagggatagaggagagtcCTCCCCTGAAAAAGCAAAGGATGGAAAGAAAAAGAAGGGAAACATAATAACAAGTGATCAAG AAGAGGCTGGTGTTCCTGAAGACACTGAGGCAGGGCCTCCTGAGAG tTCAATGCAGGCAGAAGGGCCAGTGGAAGGAGCCAAGGGACCTGTGGTGATCAAACCAGCCCAGTTGTCCCGTGGCCGATCCCCGAGACCTCTTCCTAACCTGGGTAAGAAGTGGGGCCAGAGGGGCCCCAAGCCTAACGTTAAAGATGGGGCCACACCTGCAGAGGAGAAGAACACTGAGGAAGGGCTGTCTAAAGAACAG GTTGATAAAGATGCGTCGCCTTTAGTCAGTcaaaaggaggagaagaaagctggCAAACTCTCTTCatctgagggagaggaggaagaagccAACGATAAACCCATCAAACccaccag GTATGGCAGAATACCCCAAAAGAGACAGCTGCTGAAATACCCTGCAAAGGAGGATGGGGACTCGCCCTCAGACTCTGCCCCCACTCCTGCCTCAGACAGATGCCCCTCCACTTCTTCCTCCACCAAGCCCAAATCCAAACCAGCAACCAGGAGGGCCAAAATCAAACCTGGCCCCGCCCTGCCAGGTAGGAAGGGCCAATCAGCGGCTAGGAAATCCAAGCTGGTCACCCTCAGGGCGTCCCAGTCTGAAGATGAAGATGAGGAAGAAGGAGCATGGAGAGAGGAGGCGCAGGCCGAGGAGGACACCCACAATCCCACAATCCCAGAGGAGGAGAACCAGGCACCTGCGTTCATTCCCATGAGCCTTCGCTCGCCACAACCAGTCGCCACAGAGGTTGAGGAGACcatggaggag CTCGATATCTCCGTCAACGTGCCTGATGTCCTGGGTATTTCCCATGACGCATTCTGCCCTGACTCGTCATGCGAGCGGGCACAGGGTGGTGAAATGGGCACAGTGCCCTGTGAACATCAGTTGGACCTGTTAGTA GACGTGATAGACTTCCTGTCTCCAGATAACATGGAAG TATCTGAGGAGAGCTACAACGAGGCAGCTAGAACCTTACTGGCCATCGGCAACCTCACCCACCTGTCTCAGGCTGCTGAGGCCTTCACTGCAGGAGCAGATGATTTCATCACTGAAGAATGTTCCAATGAGAACCAACTGTACCAGATGACACCACAGCCCACTGACCAATCACAAACTAGCACCATTCCTTCTGaatctctgacccctgaccttagGGTCACTGAGGCATCACGAATGGCTGAGGATTCTGTACCTGTCACCACGACAACAGCCTCTATACCAGTCTCCAAAATAACAGCCTCTGTCATAATTACCATGGCAACAGCCTCAGTTCCAGTCACCACGACAACAGCCTCTGCTCCAGTCACCTTGACAACAACGCCCTCTATCCTAGTCACCACATCAACAGCCTCTGTCCCAGTGCCTCAGAGCAGTGATACACCCATTCTAGAAACTCCACCCATAGAGGAGGGGCCtctcagacagagggaggggactGATATTGGACACGCCTCTCAGGTGGAATCAGATTCTGAAGTGTCAGAGGGCTCAGAGCAGCAGACAACCTCACAGACGAGGAGGAGACACTTCCTAAGGTCAAACCCAAACCCAACCTGGGAAGGGCTGCTAGGACCACACAACCCAAACCCCAACAGACTACCACCACACTGTCAGAACCACCACAGAATACAACCACACTCTCAGAACCGCCACAACCTACTGAGAATATTACCACACAACCCAAACCAACACAAACTACCACCACACTGTCAGAACCACTACCACAGCCTATGCTGCATATCACCACAGAACCACCACTGCCAACTGAGAGTATTACCACAGAGTCAGAAACACAGCCCAAACAGAGAACTACCACACACTCAAAATCACAACCTACCACCACACACTCCAAGCCACAGCCCACCACAAATATCATCCCACACTCAGAACCACAGCCCATTCAGAAAACCAGAGTAG
- the LOC121582823 gene encoding transcription factor TFIIIB component B'' homolog isoform X3, whose protein sequence is MLRRSRISVRPNVRPAGRGPAPASSQDTPPPSQEAPAAGSEDPPQAGGQCVKDTTTTAAPEASTESTTPREDGKDPNGEASSGTPSAGLQRRKRFSVMPNLAKPRVAATPALTRSSPRTPKSPVRAGTETPAPTPEAPEAPSQPDSGPPQGMRSPRRRLSGGSKQAKGQPKPSPLSPASPGPETTTTSLGKVAVEDSSSSQQTPQAAGKEATFSQVPKQDKGGIQSELLKKTPSIKVPSTPSEMVPSSSLPDKEGISVSERAKTLLARSVSGGLTGLVPGKSRLSRFLNDPTDLQRLAKARKLRELLRQEMNKEKKRSKAKVCVKEYTLDPSKMTMRDLIYYLPDSNPMTSYLVEDQRENETVLPLTPPREESPERPPTPEATAETASQRDEDEDEDEADDGVMVPRVKVAEDGSLIIDEESLTVEVLRQKGPNPADDRDPIFERGSTTTYSSFRKGTHVKPWSNKETDMFFLAISMVGTDFSMIGQLFPHRGRTEIKNKFKKEERANSWRIDKAFKEKRRLDLEFFTSLLEKILAAEAKRNKKNKSPTEKIVIKKNIKQKEKKAAKQLSDVEEEGSDAEMETEEVEEGEKENENVSNEGTTLASAATPKRKRKRRDRGESSPEKAKDGKKKKGNIITSDQDVVSSASSEEAGVPEDTEAGPPESSMQAEGPVEGAKGPVVIKPAQLSRGRSPRPLPNLGKKWGQRGPKPNVKDGATPAEEKNTEEGLSKEQVDKDASPLVSQKEEKKAGKLSSSEGEEEEANDKPIKPTRYGRIPQKRQLLKYPAKEDGDSPSDSAPTPASDRCPSTSSSTKPKSKPATRRAKIKPGPALPGRKGQSAARKSKLVTLRASQSEDEDEEEGAWREEAQAEEDTHNPTIPEEENQAPAFIPMSLRSPQPVATEVEETMEEDVIDFLSPDNMEVSEESYNEAARTLLAIGNLTHLSQAAEAFTAGADDFITEECSNENQLYQMTPQPTDQSQTSTIPSESLTPDLRVTEASRMAEDSVPVTTTTASIPVSKITASVIITMATASVPVTTTTASAPVTLTTTPSILVTTSTASVPVPQSSDTPILETPPIEEGPLRQREGTDIGHASQVESDSEVSEGSEQQTTSQTRRRHFLRSNPNPTWEGLLGPHNPNPNRLPPHCQNHHRIQPHSQNRHNLLRILPHNPNQHKLPPHCQNHYHSLCCISPQNHHCQLRVLPQSQKHSPNRELPHTQNHNLPPHTPSHSPPQISSHTQNHSPFRKPE, encoded by the exons ATGCTTCGCAGATCCAGGATCAGTGTTCGGCCCAACGTCAGGCCAGCAGGCAGAGGCCCAGCTCCAGCCTCCTCCCAGGAcactcctccaccttcccagGAGGCTCCAGCTGCAGGCTCCGAGGACCCTCCCCAGGCAGGGGGCCAGTGCGTGAAGGACACCACCACAACTGCAGCGCCAGAAGCCTCCACAGAGTCCACCACACCCAGAGA GGATGGAAAAGACCCAAATGGCGAAGCTTCCAGCGGCACCCCCTCTGCCGGTCTTCAAAGGAGGAAGCGGTTCTCTGTCATGCCAAACCTCGCCAAACCCCGGGTGGCAGCCACCCCAGCCCTCACCCGCTCCTCCCCCAGGACCCCCAAGTCCCCTGTGAGAGCAGGCACTGAGACCCCAGCCCCAACCCCTGAGGCTCCAGAGGCCCCCAGCCAGCCAGATTCTGGACCCCCACAGGGCATGAGATCCCCAAGGCGGAGGCTCTCTGGAGGTAGTAAGCAGGCCAAAGGACAGCCCAAACCCAGCCCCCTGTCCCCAGCTTCCCCAGGCCCTGAGACAACAACAACCTCTCTGGGGAAGGTAGCAGTGGAGGACTCATCCTCGTCACAACAGACCCCACAGGCAGCAGGCAAAGAGGCAACATTCTCACAAGTACCCAAACAAGACAAAGGAGGCATCCAATCAGAGCTCCTGAAAAAAACACCAAGCATTAAAGTTCCATCCACTCCGTCAGAGATGGTCCCATCATCCTCCCTTCCAGACAAAGAGGGTATCTCAGTATCAGAGAGAGCTAAGACTCTACTCGCCAGGTCTGTGTCTGGTGGACTCACCGGGCTGGTACCAGGGAAGTCCAGGCTTAGCAGGTTCCTGAATGACCCAACAGACCTACAGAGGCTGGCTAAGGCCCGGAAGCTCAGAGAGTTGTTGAGACAGGAGATGAACAAGGAGAAG AAACGGAGCAAAGCCAAGGTGTGTGTGAAGGAATACACACTAGATCCCTCTAAAATGACCATGCGAGATCTCATCTACTACCTGCCTGATAGCAACCCCATGAC GTCCTATCTGGTAGAGGACCAGAGGGAGAACGAGACTGTCCTCCCGCTCACCCCACCAAGAGAAGA GTCACCTGAAAGACCCCCAACACCGGAAGCCACAGCTgagacagccagccagagagatgaagatgaagatgaggATGAGGCTGACGATGGGGTAATGGTCCCGCGGGTGAAGGTGGCAGAAGATGGCTCTCTGATCATCGATGAGGAGAG tTTGACGGTGGAGGTCTTGAGGCAGAAAGGGCCCAACCCAGCTGATGATCGAGACCCCATCTTTGAGCGTGGCTCCACAACCACCTACTCCAGCTTCAGAAAGGGGACACATGTCAAGCCCTGGTCCAACAAAG AGACGGACATGTTCTTCCTGGCCATCAGTATGGTGGGAACAGACTTCTCTATGATTGGACAGCTGTTCCCTCACCGCGGTCGCACCGAGATCAAG AACAAGTtcaagaaagaggagagagcaaACAGCTGGAGGATAGACAAGGCCTTCA AGGAGAAACGCAGGCTGGATCTGGAGTTCTTCACTAGCCTCCTGGAGAAGATCTTGGCTGCAGAGGCAAAGAGGAACAAGAAGAACAAGTCCCCCACAGAGAAGATAGTGATCAAGAAAAATATCAAACAGAAAG AAAAGAAAGCAGCGAAGCAGCTGAGTGAcgtggaggaggaggggtcagACGCGGAGATGGaaacagaggaggtggaggagggagagaaggagaacgAGAACGTCTCTAACGAAGGGACCACACTTGCCTCCGCTGCCACCCCTAAGAGAAAACGCaaaaggagggatagaggagagtcCTCCCCTGAAAAAGCAAAGGATGGAAAGAAAAAGAAGGGAAACATAATAACAAGTGATCAAG ACGTTGTTTCCTCTGCTTCCTCAGAAGAGGCTGGTGTTCCTGAAGACACTGAGGCAGGGCCTCCTGAGAG tTCAATGCAGGCAGAAGGGCCAGTGGAAGGAGCCAAGGGACCTGTGGTGATCAAACCAGCCCAGTTGTCCCGTGGCCGATCCCCGAGACCTCTTCCTAACCTGGGTAAGAAGTGGGGCCAGAGGGGCCCCAAGCCTAACGTTAAAGATGGGGCCACACCTGCAGAGGAGAAGAACACTGAGGAAGGGCTGTCTAAAGAACAG GTTGATAAAGATGCGTCGCCTTTAGTCAGTcaaaaggaggagaagaaagctggCAAACTCTCTTCatctgagggagaggaggaagaagccAACGATAAACCCATCAAACccaccag GTATGGCAGAATACCCCAAAAGAGACAGCTGCTGAAATACCCTGCAAAGGAGGATGGGGACTCGCCCTCAGACTCTGCCCCCACTCCTGCCTCAGACAGATGCCCCTCCACTTCTTCCTCCACCAAGCCCAAATCCAAACCAGCAACCAGGAGGGCCAAAATCAAACCTGGCCCCGCCCTGCCAGGTAGGAAGGGCCAATCAGCGGCTAGGAAATCCAAGCTGGTCACCCTCAGGGCGTCCCAGTCTGAAGATGAAGATGAGGAAGAAGGAGCATGGAGAGAGGAGGCGCAGGCCGAGGAGGACACCCACAATCCCACAATCCCAGAGGAGGAGAACCAGGCACCTGCGTTCATTCCCATGAGCCTTCGCTCGCCACAACCAGTCGCCACAGAGGTTGAGGAGACcatggaggag GACGTGATAGACTTCCTGTCTCCAGATAACATGGAAG TATCTGAGGAGAGCTACAACGAGGCAGCTAGAACCTTACTGGCCATCGGCAACCTCACCCACCTGTCTCAGGCTGCTGAGGCCTTCACTGCAGGAGCAGATGATTTCATCACTGAAGAATGTTCCAATGAGAACCAACTGTACCAGATGACACCACAGCCCACTGACCAATCACAAACTAGCACCATTCCTTCTGaatctctgacccctgaccttagGGTCACTGAGGCATCACGAATGGCTGAGGATTCTGTACCTGTCACCACGACAACAGCCTCTATACCAGTCTCCAAAATAACAGCCTCTGTCATAATTACCATGGCAACAGCCTCAGTTCCAGTCACCACGACAACAGCCTCTGCTCCAGTCACCTTGACAACAACGCCCTCTATCCTAGTCACCACATCAACAGCCTCTGTCCCAGTGCCTCAGAGCAGTGATACACCCATTCTAGAAACTCCACCCATAGAGGAGGGGCCtctcagacagagggaggggactGATATTGGACACGCCTCTCAGGTGGAATCAGATTCTGAAGTGTCAGAGGGCTCAGAGCAGCAGACAACCTCACAGACGAGGAGGAGACACTTCCTAAGGTCAAACCCAAACCCAACCTGGGAAGGGCTGCTAGGACCACACAACCCAAACCCCAACAGACTACCACCACACTGTCAGAACCACCACAGAATACAACCACACTCTCAGAACCGCCACAACCTACTGAGAATATTACCACACAACCCAAACCAACACAAACTACCACCACACTGTCAGAACCACTACCACAGCCTATGCTGCATATCACCACAGAACCACCACTGCCAACTGAGAGTATTACCACAGAGTCAGAAACACAGCCCAAACAGAGAACTACCACACACTCAAAATCACAACCTACCACCACACACTCCAAGCCACAGCCCACCACAAATATCATCCCACACTCAGAACCACAGCCCATTCAGAAAACCAGAGTAG